The Ahaetulla prasina isolate Xishuangbanna chromosome 3, ASM2864084v1, whole genome shotgun sequence genome window below encodes:
- the ZNF217 gene encoding zinc finger protein 217 translates to MPTQPLLVYMDGPESIASTVGSRMDNNDATMPVKGANTISYKNLQDKFLMQGEGCVSLDCMFCEQTFKHPEDLGKHVLTQHRPTLCEPAVLRVEAEYVSHLDKGQGRTDLPSLDVNEKDSQDFSCVVCGQTFNEAFDVEAHMRKHKDSFTYWCSVCGRRFKEPWFLKNHMRTHTGKPGSRSKALQGSESPITINEVVQDQAAESITSPYKICMVCGFLFQNKDSLIEHSKVHTKDSLANSSGTPSQGDGKESTTPREEFLQFLNLKPLSTSNNSKQKKPVKWIAELDPFSTYQAWQLATKGKVAIGHGQTKDAGQEGSTDNDDSSSDKEELGEIWNASKANQTESGGKTKGSRGGNYTGIGNMPQDKFKYRCREVPSLHMDSKLSQNKDKPTHCSECGKAFRTYHQLVLHSRVHNKKERKNDLENGCGEGKQPRTCLPDPGSLDENGAERLEGGSEDGSEDGIIETQDKNEDGLERSKVKNLGATRECSYCGKFFRSNYYLNIHLRTHTGEKPYKCEFCEYAAAQKTSLRYHLERHHKDKHTEASADLKNESKGLLPSQETGFLSVSSGHAPETKNLKRLLEDAKDAKGVVPPAKQQKEFYSFHGALKNITQDMSKDSDCDGLKEGASVSGFLKRAKNTVEHQANSLVNRTEKKNSELTKNVFDAGRTKADLSDITENSKCRLTVQEKPLNLSTASSQDAPVILHSRCSLATSTCPFCTFRTLYPEVLIMHQRLMHKSSNNLNAMTKNSIRNRAAHKARRTGCPPCLLGKDVLPLPLNYGKIKSSLLTQSKSVAVEKARQCPTPQNKGPILSGQNPSSWAPSNLKSCKPQMIGVPINNCRQEMHQSPGRSLVQDKGKSRLLTSQLGTGNNNINSSSENPLNKASREVEFFNHRSTGNRYVGFDGLPSKRLRPNLFALEQIDSARHRTESETSRLPLSGKYSGLLPQECSHTKHASLLLFKQGLTSSDRDAVNPMTVLKPYETYNPGPFASSCGSSGSHVPSSSKEGKRPVSYQHLSNTLLQKRSYESFIGNTHSRLNDKKT, encoded by the exons ATGCCAACTCAGCCTCTTTTGGTGTACATGGATGGTCCAGAAAGTATAGCCAGTACTGTTGGTTCACGAATGGACAATAATGATGCCACTATGCCAGTAAAAGGAGCCAACACAATCTCCTATAAGAACTTGCAAGACAAGTTCTTAATGCAAGGTGAAGGATGTGTGTCTTTAGACTGCATGTTTTGCGAACAGACTTTCAAGCATCCAGAAGACCTCGGTAAGCATGTCTTAACCCAGCATAGACCGACACTTTGTGAACCGGCAGTTTTGCGTGTGGAAGCGGAGTACGTTAGCCATCTTGATAAAGGACAAGGGAGAACTGATTTGCCATCCCTGGACGTCAATGAAAAGGATAGTCAAGACTTCAGCTGTGTGGTTTGCGGGCAAACATTTAATGAGGCTTTTGATGTTGAGGCCCACATGAGAAAGCACAAGGATTCTTTCACTTATTGGTGCAGTGTATGTGGAAGGAGATTTAAGGAGCCCTGGTTCCTCAAAAATCACATGAGGACTCACACTGGCAAACCTGGCTCTCGCAGCAAGGCGCTGCAAGGATCTGAGAGTCCCATAACGATAAATGAGGTGGTTCAGGACCAAGCGGCGGAAAGCATAACATCCCCTTATAAAATCTGCATGGTGTGTGGCTTTCTATTTCAGAATAAGGACAGTTTAATCGAGCACAGCAAAGTACATACCAAAGATTCTCTAGCCAACAGCAGTGGCACTCCATCGCAAGGGGATGGTAAAGAAAGTACGACACCCAGGGAAGAATTTCTGCAATTTTTAAACCTAAAGCCACTTTCAACTTCTAATAACAGCAAACAGAAAAAGCCCGTGAAATGGATTGCCGAATTGGATCCGTTCAGTACCTATCAGGCATGGCAGTTGGCTACTAAAGGTAAAGTTGCTATTGGCCACGGACAAACAAAAGACGCAGGTCAAGAGGGAAGCACAGACAATGATGACTCGTCTTCGGACAAAGAAGAACTTGGGGAGATTTGGAACGCAAGCAAAGCAAACCAGACTGAAAGCGGAGGAAAGACCAAGGGAAGCAGAGGTGGAAATTACACAGGGATTGGTAACATGCCACAGGACAAATTTAAATATCGTTGCCGCGAAGTGCCTTCATTGCATATGGATTCTAAACTGTCCCAGAACAAAGACAAACCTACCCATTGTTCAGAGTGTGGCAAAGCCTTTCGAACTTACCACCAACTCGTCCTCCACTCGAGAGTCCATAATAAGAAAGAGCGGAAGAATGATCTAGAAAATGGttgtggggaagggaagcagccgaGAACATGCCTTCCTGATCCTGGGAGCCTAGATGAGAACGGAGCCGAACGATTGGAGGGAGGATCTGAAGACGGCTCTGAGGATGGGATAATAGAGACTCAGG ataaaaatgaagatggATTGGAAAGATCAAAAGTAAAAAATCTTGGAGCTACTAGAGAATGCAGCTACTGTGGAAAGTTTTTTCGTTCAAACTATTACCTCAATATTCATCTCAGAACTCATACAG GCGAAAAACCATACAAATGTGAATTTTGTGAGTATGCAGCAGCGCAGAAAACCTCTTTGCGCTACCATTTAGAGAGACATCACAAGGACAAACATACAGAAGCTTCAGCAGATctgaaaaatgaaagtaaagggtTATTGCCTTCCCAGGAGACAGGGTTCTTGTCAGTAAGCAGTGGTCATGCTCCAGAAACCAAAAACCTGAAAAGGCTCCTTGAAGACGCCAAAGATGCCAAAGGAGTAGTCCCACCTGCAAAACAGCAGAAAGAATTTTACTCTTTTCACGGTGCGCTCAAAAATATAACTCAGGACATGAGCAAAGACTCAGACTGTGATGGCTTGAAAGAGGGCGCATCAGTTTCAGGTTTTTTAAAACGTGCAAAAAACACAGTGGAACATCAGGCAAACAGTCTTGTTAATAGaactgaaaaaaagaattctgagtTAACAAAAAATGTGTTTGATGCTGGCAGAACGAAGGCGGATTTAAGTGACATTACCGAAAACTCAAAATGCAGATTAACAGTTCAGGAAAAGCCCTTAAATTTATCTACCGCCTCTTCTCAGGATGCTCCAGTAATTCTTCATTCTCGGTGTTCCTTAGCAACCAGTACCTGTCCCTTTTGTACTTTCCGGACGTTATATCCAGAAGTTCTCATCATGCATCAACGGTTGATGCATAAGTCTTCTAATAACCTCAATGCAATGACTAAAAATAGCATTAGAAATAGGGCCGCTCATAAAGCCAGACGTACAGGCTGCCCACCTTGTCTTTTGGGCAAGGATGTGCTACCACTGCCTCTTAATTATGGGAAAATCAAATCTTCCTTGCTCACTCAGTCAAAATCTGTGGCTGTGGAGAAGGCGAGGCAGTGTCCCACCCCACAGAACAAAGGGCCCATTCTCTCAGGACAAAACCCCAGCAGCTGGGCCCCAAGCAACTTGAAATCATGCAAACCTCAAATGATCGGCGTTCCGATTAATAACTGTAGACAGGAAATGCACCAGAGCCCTGGTCGCTCTTTGGTGCAAGATAAAGGGAAATCAAGACTTTTGACTTCTCAGTTAGGAACAGGCAATAACAACATCAACAGCTCTTCGGAGAATCCTTTGAACAAAGCTAGTCGAGAAGTAGAGTTTTTCAATCACAGATCCACCGGGAATAGATATGTGGGATTTGATGGACTGCCTTCTAAAAGACTTAGGCCTAATCTGTTTGCTCTGGAACAGATCGACTCTGCTCGACATCGGACAGAGAGTGAAACTTCTAGATTACCTCTTTCAGGCAAATATTCAGGTCTGCTCCCTCAGGAATGTTCACACACCAAGCATGCCTCTCTCCTGCTTTTCAAACAAGGCCTCACGAGCTCTGACAGAGATGCTGTAAATCCAATGACTGTTCTGAAACCATATGAAACATATAACCCGGGACCATTTGCCAGCTCCTGTGGATCAAGTGGCAGCCACGTCCCCAGCTCGTCAAAAGAAG GGAAAAGACCAGTGTCATATCAACACCTATCTAACACCTTGCTGCAAAAGCGAAGTTATGAGAGCTTCATTGGCAATACCCATAGCCGCCTGAATGATAAGAAAACATGA